One Papaver somniferum cultivar HN1 chromosome 10, ASM357369v1, whole genome shotgun sequence genomic window carries:
- the LOC113318931 gene encoding exosome complex component CSL4-like isoform X4 — protein sequence MVMEVEKEKEEVMVTPGEVLGYSSTLIPGKGAYLHNKTIYASLTGRRVIIPPSSDSPDQRSIVEVTGHKAHGAVPEPGSIVIARVTKVMAKMASADIMCVGTKSVKEKFSGVIRQQDVRATEIDKVDMHLSFRHGDIVKALVLSLGDARAYYLSTAKNELGVVSAESIGGATMVPISYTEMQCPLTGQIEQRKVAKV from the exons ATGGTGATGGAAGTAgaaaaagagaaggaagaagTAATGGTAACACCAGGAGAAGTGTTGGGTTATTCATCAACCCTAATCCCAGGTAAAGGTGCATACTTACACAATAAAACTATATACGCTTCTCTTACTGGACGTCGGGTCATCATCCCTCCTTCATCCGATTCACCTGACCAG AGATCAATTGTGGAGGTTACTGGTCATAAAGCTCATGGTGCCGTTCCTGAACCTGGATCCATCGTCATTGCTAGGGTAACTAAGGTGATGGCTAAGATGGCTTCAGCTGATATTATGTGTGTTGGTACCAAATCGGTGAAAGAAAAGTTTAGCGGGGTTATCAG GCAACAAGATGTTCGAGCCACAGAAATTGATAAAGTGGATATGCACTTGTCTTTTCGCCATGGTGATATAGTGAAGGCTCTTGTT CTCTCTCTTGGAGATGCACGAGCTTACTATCTTTCTACTGCGAAGAATGAACTGGGTGTTGTATCTGCTGAAAGCATCGGAG GAGCAACAATGGTTCCAATCAGTTATACAGAGATGCAATGTCCTTTGACAGGCCAGATTGAACAAAGAAAAGTTGCCAAGGTATGA
- the LOC113318931 gene encoding exosome complex component CSL4-like isoform X1, with the protein MVMEVEKEKEEVMVTPGEVLGYSSTLIPGKGAYLHNKTIYASLTGRRVIIPPSSDSPDQKRSIVEVTGHKAHGAVPEPGSIVIARVTKVMAKMASADIMCVGTKSVKEKFSGVIRKYVDRQQDVRATEIDKVDMHLSFRHGDIVKALVLSLGDARAYYLSTAKNELGVVSAESIGGATMVPISYTEMQCPLTGQIEQRKVAKV; encoded by the exons ATGGTGATGGAAGTAgaaaaagagaaggaagaagTAATGGTAACACCAGGAGAAGTGTTGGGTTATTCATCAACCCTAATCCCAGGTAAAGGTGCATACTTACACAATAAAACTATATACGCTTCTCTTACTGGACGTCGGGTCATCATCCCTCCTTCATCCGATTCACCTGACCAG AAGAGATCAATTGTGGAGGTTACTGGTCATAAAGCTCATGGTGCCGTTCCTGAACCTGGATCCATCGTCATTGCTAGGGTAACTAAGGTGATGGCTAAGATGGCTTCAGCTGATATTATGTGTGTTGGTACCAAATCGGTGAAAGAAAAGTTTAGCGGGGTTATCAG AAAGTATGTTGACAGGCAACAAGATGTTCGAGCCACAGAAATTGATAAAGTGGATATGCACTTGTCTTTTCGCCATGGTGATATAGTGAAGGCTCTTGTT CTCTCTCTTGGAGATGCACGAGCTTACTATCTTTCTACTGCGAAGAATGAACTGGGTGTTGTATCTGCTGAAAGCATCGGAG GAGCAACAATGGTTCCAATCAGTTATACAGAGATGCAATGTCCTTTGACAGGCCAGATTGAACAAAGAAAAGTTGCCAAGGTATGA
- the LOC113318931 gene encoding exosome complex component CSL4-like isoform X2, whose protein sequence is MVMEVEKEKEEVMVTPGEVLGYSSTLIPGKGAYLHNKTIYASLTGRRVIIPPSSDSPDQRSIVEVTGHKAHGAVPEPGSIVIARVTKVMAKMASADIMCVGTKSVKEKFSGVIRKYVDRQQDVRATEIDKVDMHLSFRHGDIVKALVLSLGDARAYYLSTAKNELGVVSAESIGGATMVPISYTEMQCPLTGQIEQRKVAKV, encoded by the exons ATGGTGATGGAAGTAgaaaaagagaaggaagaagTAATGGTAACACCAGGAGAAGTGTTGGGTTATTCATCAACCCTAATCCCAGGTAAAGGTGCATACTTACACAATAAAACTATATACGCTTCTCTTACTGGACGTCGGGTCATCATCCCTCCTTCATCCGATTCACCTGACCAG AGATCAATTGTGGAGGTTACTGGTCATAAAGCTCATGGTGCCGTTCCTGAACCTGGATCCATCGTCATTGCTAGGGTAACTAAGGTGATGGCTAAGATGGCTTCAGCTGATATTATGTGTGTTGGTACCAAATCGGTGAAAGAAAAGTTTAGCGGGGTTATCAG AAAGTATGTTGACAGGCAACAAGATGTTCGAGCCACAGAAATTGATAAAGTGGATATGCACTTGTCTTTTCGCCATGGTGATATAGTGAAGGCTCTTGTT CTCTCTCTTGGAGATGCACGAGCTTACTATCTTTCTACTGCGAAGAATGAACTGGGTGTTGTATCTGCTGAAAGCATCGGAG GAGCAACAATGGTTCCAATCAGTTATACAGAGATGCAATGTCCTTTGACAGGCCAGATTGAACAAAGAAAAGTTGCCAAGGTATGA
- the LOC113318931 gene encoding exosome complex component CSL4-like isoform X3, whose protein sequence is MVMEVEKEKEEVMVTPGEVLGYSSTLIPGKGAYLHNKTIYASLTGRRVIIPPSSDSPDQKRSIVEVTGHKAHGAVPEPGSIVIARVTKVMAKMASADIMCVGTKSVKEKFSGVIRQQDVRATEIDKVDMHLSFRHGDIVKALVLSLGDARAYYLSTAKNELGVVSAESIGGATMVPISYTEMQCPLTGQIEQRKVAKV, encoded by the exons ATGGTGATGGAAGTAgaaaaagagaaggaagaagTAATGGTAACACCAGGAGAAGTGTTGGGTTATTCATCAACCCTAATCCCAGGTAAAGGTGCATACTTACACAATAAAACTATATACGCTTCTCTTACTGGACGTCGGGTCATCATCCCTCCTTCATCCGATTCACCTGACCAG AAGAGATCAATTGTGGAGGTTACTGGTCATAAAGCTCATGGTGCCGTTCCTGAACCTGGATCCATCGTCATTGCTAGGGTAACTAAGGTGATGGCTAAGATGGCTTCAGCTGATATTATGTGTGTTGGTACCAAATCGGTGAAAGAAAAGTTTAGCGGGGTTATCAG GCAACAAGATGTTCGAGCCACAGAAATTGATAAAGTGGATATGCACTTGTCTTTTCGCCATGGTGATATAGTGAAGGCTCTTGTT CTCTCTCTTGGAGATGCACGAGCTTACTATCTTTCTACTGCGAAGAATGAACTGGGTGTTGTATCTGCTGAAAGCATCGGAG GAGCAACAATGGTTCCAATCAGTTATACAGAGATGCAATGTCCTTTGACAGGCCAGATTGAACAAAGAAAAGTTGCCAAGGTATGA